In Algiphilus sp., a genomic segment contains:
- a CDS encoding Hpt domain-containing protein, translating into MVYARPNLVAGMHWLRPEFAHNLQRARDLVEQYVEERASAASLREAVSALQEVGSSAQIVQCAGVAIAAAEIADAVDALSHESVEDVPALGAAVMGALMQLDDYADAVVSGLPDHALVLHPALNELHVVRGQPLLSESEIFARQVAMLGPQMAFGGPEQGAPPARPLARKYETVYQQALATWLRDEAREGVARVGKLSEAFARGTDDADQHMLWRCMAATAETVLTGGLDGSLDLKRLLGRSAHAVRALAAGDAFPEARQLAGALLLHLGRADKVGPRTQRLRERLELDKHLPDDAVLGRMRNRLRGTNSALIAQLSQELRADLGKVKDHIDLRVRAGAGDMEEARALLDQMAHTLSMLGLPALARVARNQISLLSTLLSEEADAGHEGWIDIASALLRIEVSLDEALYRNINAVSAEVDGVPLGEEIPNAADLQGGQQALVRESQVNISRVKTAVDAWMRNGNAEALADAEQQLQEVAAALAVISETRFAELVSGLAALAREQGLAALCDSTRAAERFADAIAVIDFYLESLLERRAPSAHLADALGTLLDGFGSAGDAGAESDGTDAAPAPDTVADEATAAEPVDPDIREVFLEEAEEVRATIESAYARWQRDPEDTEAMLEVRRGFHTLKGSGRMVGATDLGEFAWACEQLLNACRDGGLAVTPAIVGFIGEAVAFVPEMVAAFADPGRSLDRERLAALSESADRLLHGGTTGAEREDLLQTFLEDAVAQVGMAGRWLERQPGGGQSADPDVIRAFHTLRGSAAAVGAERFSALAGGIEHYLNTLRRGDRRLEADDHALIAEIVEALRERVAAREPEPDPARFDVWMAGLRERHERLPASEREDAEAHAIGEAFCIEALEWLQAIDEQVRAWRADPAGRHYAPVIRDHFRNLGGTAANAGCEPLAAPARALVTCLETAIADDTPPSDSALASLERFVEALFQRLDAYREHGAPSVDDDLVARVEALDWHGDAPAPAADAAAAFLPDHRSEPAPAEGEAPSAPPMSGPDAPEAPAPEPEPPAAPIAPAASAATEDDDAAELRELFIGEAQELLEAIDSDLDRLERQPGAEEPLRELARSLHTFKGSARMAGYDDMGEVAHRCETLVSAIEDGAVAADTAALSRLHNAADGLYRAVEQLRAGREPDVRTLLEELDDDAADAPEAPPADPLSGADAATATEPEGSLEGIGDAVRAHPPMDDAGEWPAEDTGDDELPAGAAPFPDTARDWRNPDDERLPAWTDAPADDAAARVFTLDDGGAAGAVPPAEPEGSLEQIGDTVSHHPPMEPTDPLIDDSDDFAAPGDEADAGRLVDAGADWREPDDDRLPPWVPAGAGAPAAAEPDGADAELLSGFHEEARDLLETIEGALERWSRDAEAGVPAADAGAVTDFRRALHTLKGSARMVDATSMAAVAHEMESMADDLVAGHLDADSSTFMQLQTRLEQLQHLHAGTRPGNAAPPAADDDSAYYDSTYIDELTGGAEAAASAAQPVDEPPVPATAPAPETQWDPRVLWRPPEEDEGLLGLRREFARVPVPQLEGLLNQGGEISVLRARLDEQNAGVGNQLDELGETVNRLRDQLRQLNAETEAQIEARGLVGGEAEPDRYGQDFDPLEMDRYSRMQELSRALAETVGDINVLQDAMRAGSGETEALLLQQQRITSDLQQGLMGTLMVPFARQTQRLQRVVRQTAQESGKQVRARFEGEDIEVDRNVLERMTAPLEHALRNAVVHGIEDAATRDGRGKPELGTIDVHLAREGQQLRLTVSDDGGGLDLDAIRRTAIERGLMTANAELSQAQLALFILEPGFSTARELTQTAGRGVGMDVLAAEVRQLGGSLEIDSQPGAGTRFVIRLPISLGLAQALMFEAGGETFAVPITGIEGIGRVPRAQAAPADGSEGRMQYGDTEYRVAFAADYIGLPRAAASDARALPAVLLRLPEGVDEGSRNLALVVDHVIGNREVVSKTIGPVLAAVPGMSGATILPDGRIVLLLDLIALVQDRVRRQRIREAPPVTSETRGARPQVMVVDDSITMRRVAERLLERNGFEVVLARDGVDAMGQLATLRPDVVLLDIEMPRADGFEVASYMRNTTGLAATPIIMITSRSGDKHRARAAELGVQRYLIKPYQEAELLEEIRAVREEVRA; encoded by the coding sequence ATGGTGTACGCGCGCCCGAATCTGGTGGCCGGGATGCACTGGCTCCGGCCCGAGTTCGCGCACAACCTGCAGCGCGCGCGCGACCTCGTCGAGCAGTACGTCGAGGAGCGCGCCAGCGCCGCCTCGCTGCGCGAGGCGGTCAGCGCCCTGCAGGAAGTGGGCAGCTCGGCGCAGATCGTGCAGTGCGCCGGCGTCGCCATCGCCGCGGCCGAGATCGCCGATGCCGTCGACGCGCTGAGCCACGAGTCGGTCGAGGACGTGCCGGCGCTGGGGGCGGCCGTCATGGGCGCGCTCATGCAGCTCGACGACTACGCCGATGCCGTGGTCAGCGGGCTGCCCGACCATGCCCTGGTCCTGCATCCCGCGCTCAACGAACTGCACGTCGTGCGCGGCCAGCCGCTGCTCAGCGAGTCCGAGATCTTCGCGCGCCAGGTCGCGATGCTCGGCCCGCAGATGGCATTCGGCGGGCCGGAGCAGGGCGCGCCGCCGGCGCGGCCGCTCGCGCGCAAGTACGAGACCGTCTACCAGCAGGCGCTGGCCACCTGGCTGCGCGACGAGGCGCGCGAGGGCGTGGCGCGGGTCGGCAAGCTCAGCGAGGCCTTCGCCCGCGGTACCGACGACGCCGACCAGCACATGCTCTGGCGCTGCATGGCGGCCACGGCCGAGACCGTGCTCACCGGCGGTCTCGACGGTTCGCTCGATCTCAAGCGCCTGCTCGGGCGCTCGGCGCATGCGGTGCGCGCGCTGGCGGCCGGTGATGCCTTCCCCGAGGCGCGGCAGCTGGCGGGAGCGCTGCTGCTGCATCTGGGTCGCGCCGACAAGGTCGGTCCGCGCACGCAGCGGCTCCGCGAACGGCTCGAGCTCGACAAGCACCTGCCGGATGACGCCGTCCTCGGCCGCATGCGGAACCGCCTGCGCGGCACCAACAGCGCGCTCATCGCGCAGCTGTCGCAGGAGCTCCGCGCCGATCTGGGCAAGGTCAAGGATCACATCGACCTGCGCGTACGCGCCGGCGCCGGCGACATGGAGGAGGCGCGCGCGCTGCTCGACCAGATGGCGCACACGCTGTCGATGCTGGGGCTGCCGGCGCTGGCACGCGTGGCGCGCAACCAGATATCGCTGCTCTCGACGCTGCTGTCCGAGGAGGCCGACGCCGGGCACGAAGGCTGGATCGACATCGCCAGCGCGCTGCTGCGCATCGAGGTCAGCCTCGACGAGGCGCTCTATCGCAACATCAACGCGGTCTCCGCCGAGGTCGACGGCGTGCCGCTGGGCGAGGAGATTCCCAACGCCGCCGATCTGCAGGGTGGCCAGCAGGCGCTGGTACGCGAGTCGCAGGTCAACATCTCGCGCGTCAAGACCGCTGTCGATGCCTGGATGCGCAACGGCAATGCCGAGGCGCTGGCGGATGCCGAGCAGCAGCTCCAGGAGGTCGCCGCCGCCCTCGCCGTGATCAGCGAGACGCGCTTCGCCGAGCTGGTGTCGGGACTTGCCGCACTGGCACGCGAGCAGGGGCTTGCCGCGCTCTGCGACAGCACCCGCGCGGCGGAGCGCTTCGCCGATGCCATCGCGGTGATCGACTTCTATCTGGAGAGCCTGCTCGAGCGGCGCGCACCCAGCGCGCATCTCGCCGACGCGCTGGGCACGCTGCTCGACGGCTTCGGTTCGGCCGGCGATGCCGGCGCCGAGTCGGACGGCACCGACGCTGCGCCCGCTCCGGACACGGTCGCGGACGAGGCGACCGCCGCCGAGCCGGTGGACCCCGACATCCGCGAGGTCTTCCTCGAGGAAGCCGAGGAGGTGCGCGCCACCATCGAGAGCGCCTACGCGCGCTGGCAGCGCGACCCGGAAGACACCGAGGCCATGCTCGAGGTCCGCCGCGGCTTCCACACGCTCAAGGGCAGCGGCCGCATGGTCGGGGCCACCGATCTGGGCGAGTTCGCGTGGGCCTGCGAACAGCTGCTCAATGCCTGCCGCGACGGCGGACTGGCGGTCACGCCCGCCATCGTCGGCTTCATAGGCGAGGCGGTGGCCTTCGTGCCCGAAATGGTGGCCGCCTTCGCCGACCCCGGACGCAGCCTCGACCGCGAGCGGCTCGCGGCGCTGTCCGAGAGCGCCGACCGTCTCTTGCACGGCGGCACCACCGGTGCCGAGCGCGAGGATCTGCTGCAGACCTTCCTGGAGGATGCCGTCGCCCAGGTCGGCATGGCCGGCCGCTGGCTGGAGCGACAGCCCGGGGGCGGCCAGAGCGCGGACCCGGACGTCATCCGCGCCTTCCATACGCTGCGCGGCTCGGCGGCCGCGGTCGGTGCCGAGCGCTTCAGCGCGCTCGCCGGCGGCATCGAGCACTATCTCAACACGCTGCGGCGCGGCGACCGGCGTCTGGAGGCCGATGACCACGCCCTCATCGCCGAGATCGTCGAGGCGCTGCGCGAGCGCGTCGCCGCGCGCGAGCCCGAACCCGATCCGGCGCGTTTCGACGTCTGGATGGCGGGGCTGCGCGAGCGGCACGAACGGCTGCCCGCATCCGAACGCGAGGACGCCGAGGCGCACGCCATCGGCGAGGCCTTCTGCATCGAGGCGCTGGAATGGCTGCAGGCGATCGACGAGCAGGTCCGCGCCTGGCGCGCCGATCCGGCGGGGCGCCACTACGCGCCGGTCATCCGTGATCACTTCCGCAACCTCGGCGGTACCGCGGCCAATGCCGGCTGCGAGCCGCTTGCGGCGCCGGCGCGCGCGCTGGTGACGTGCCTCGAGACCGCCATCGCCGACGACACGCCGCCCTCCGACAGCGCGCTGGCATCGCTGGAGCGCTTCGTCGAGGCCCTGTTCCAGCGGCTCGACGCCTACCGCGAGCATGGCGCGCCGTCCGTCGACGACGATCTCGTCGCGCGCGTGGAAGCGCTCGACTGGCACGGCGATGCGCCCGCTCCGGCCGCGGATGCGGCGGCTGCCTTCCTGCCCGATCACCGTTCCGAGCCCGCGCCCGCGGAGGGCGAGGCCCCGTCCGCGCCGCCGATGTCCGGGCCCGATGCGCCGGAAGCGCCGGCCCCCGAGCCGGAACCGCCGGCAGCGCCCATCGCACCGGCGGCGAGCGCGGCGACCGAGGACGACGATGCCGCGGAGCTGCGCGAGCTCTTCATCGGCGAGGCACAGGAGCTGCTCGAGGCCATCGACAGCGACCTCGATCGCCTGGAACGCCAGCCCGGCGCCGAGGAGCCGCTGCGCGAGCTCGCGCGCTCGCTGCACACCTTCAAGGGCAGCGCGCGCATGGCCGGCTACGACGACATGGGCGAGGTCGCCCATCGCTGCGAGACGCTGGTCTCGGCGATCGAGGACGGCGCCGTGGCGGCCGACACCGCCGCGCTGTCGCGTCTGCACAATGCTGCCGACGGGCTCTACCGCGCCGTCGAGCAGCTCCGCGCCGGGCGCGAGCCGGACGTGCGGACGCTGCTCGAGGAGCTGGACGACGATGCCGCGGATGCGCCCGAGGCGCCGCCGGCCGACCCGCTGTCCGGGGCCGATGCCGCGACCGCCACCGAGCCCGAGGGCAGCCTCGAGGGCATCGGCGATGCCGTGCGCGCGCATCCTCCCATGGACGATGCCGGCGAGTGGCCGGCCGAGGACACCGGCGACGACGAGCTGCCGGCGGGCGCGGCGCCGTTCCCCGACACCGCGCGCGACTGGCGGAACCCCGACGACGAGCGTCTGCCGGCGTGGACCGACGCCCCTGCCGACGACGCCGCCGCGCGCGTCTTCACGCTGGACGATGGCGGAGCGGCTGGCGCCGTACCGCCCGCCGAGCCGGAAGGCAGCCTGGAGCAGATCGGCGACACGGTGAGCCACCACCCGCCGATGGAGCCGACCGACCCGCTCATCGACGACAGCGACGATTTCGCCGCGCCCGGCGACGAAGCCGACGCCGGCCGGCTGGTCGACGCCGGCGCCGACTGGCGCGAGCCGGACGACGACCGTCTGCCGCCGTGGGTCCCCGCGGGCGCCGGCGCGCCGGCGGCTGCCGAGCCCGACGGCGCGGACGCCGAGCTGCTGTCCGGTTTCCACGAGGAAGCGCGCGACCTCCTCGAGACCATCGAGGGCGCGCTGGAGCGCTGGTCGCGGGATGCCGAGGCCGGGGTGCCGGCCGCCGATGCCGGCGCGGTCACCGACTTCCGCCGTGCGCTGCACACCCTCAAGGGCAGCGCGCGCATGGTCGATGCCACCAGCATGGCCGCCGTGGCCCACGAGATGGAATCGATGGCCGACGACCTCGTCGCCGGCCATCTCGATGCCGACAGCAGCACCTTCATGCAGCTGCAGACGCGCCTCGAGCAGCTCCAGCATCTGCACGCCGGAACGCGGCCGGGCAATGCCGCGCCACCGGCGGCCGACGACGACAGTGCCTACTACGACAGCACCTACATCGACGAGCTGACCGGCGGCGCCGAAGCCGCCGCGTCCGCGGCGCAGCCCGTCGACGAGCCGCCGGTGCCCGCCACCGCACCGGCGCCCGAGACGCAGTGGGATCCGCGCGTGCTCTGGCGCCCGCCGGAGGAGGACGAGGGGCTGCTCGGCCTGCGCCGCGAGTTCGCCCGCGTCCCGGTTCCGCAGCTGGAGGGGCTGCTCAATCAGGGCGGCGAGATCTCGGTGCTGCGCGCCCGTCTCGACGAGCAGAACGCCGGCGTCGGGAATCAGCTCGACGAGCTCGGCGAGACGGTCAACCGCCTGCGCGACCAGCTCCGCCAGCTCAACGCCGAGACCGAGGCCCAGATCGAGGCGCGCGGACTGGTCGGCGGCGAGGCCGAGCCCGACCGCTACGGCCAGGATTTCGATCCGCTGGAGATGGACCGCTACTCGCGCATGCAGGAGCTGTCGCGCGCACTGGCCGAGACCGTCGGCGACATCAACGTGCTGCAGGACGCCATGCGCGCCGGCAGCGGCGAGACCGAGGCCCTGCTGCTGCAGCAGCAGCGCATCACCAGCGATCTGCAGCAGGGCCTGATGGGCACGCTGATGGTGCCCTTCGCGCGCCAGACGCAGCGTCTGCAGCGCGTGGTGCGTCAGACCGCCCAGGAATCGGGCAAGCAGGTACGCGCCCGCTTCGAGGGCGAGGACATCGAGGTCGATCGCAACGTGCTGGAGCGCATGACCGCGCCGCTCGAGCACGCGCTGCGCAACGCCGTGGTCCACGGCATCGAGGACGCCGCCACGCGCGACGGGCGTGGCAAGCCCGAGCTCGGCACCATCGACGTCCATCTGGCCCGCGAGGGACAGCAGCTGCGACTCACCGTCTCCGACGACGGCGGCGGCCTCGATCTCGATGCCATACGCCGCACCGCGATCGAGCGCGGCCTGATGACCGCGAACGCCGAGCTCTCGCAGGCCCAGCTGGCGCTGTTCATCCTCGAACCGGGCTTCTCCACCGCGCGCGAGCTGACCCAGACCGCCGGTCGCGGCGTCGGCATGGACGTGCTCGCGGCCGAGGTCCGGCAGCTCGGCGGTTCGCTGGAGATCGATTCGCAGCCCGGGGCCGGCACCCGCTTCGTCATCCGCCTGCCGATCTCGCTGGGCCTGGCACAGGCGCTGATGTTCGAGGCCGGCGGCGAGACCTTCGCGGTGCCCATCACCGGCATCGAGGGCATCGGCCGGGTGCCGCGCGCGCAGGCCGCGCCGGCCGACGGCAGCGAAGGGCGCATGCAGTACGGCGACACCGAGTACCGCGTCGCCTTCGCGGCCGACTACATCGGCCTGCCGCGCGCCGCCGCATCCGACGCGCGCGCGCTGCCGGCCGTGCTCCTGCGCCTGCCCGAAGGCGTCGACGAGGGGTCGCGCAACCTGGCGCTGGTGGTCGACCACGTCATCGGCAACCGCGAGGTCGTGTCCAAGACCATCGGCCCCGTGCTGGCCGCCGTGCCGGGCATGAGCGGGGCCACCATCCTCCCGGACGGGCGCATCGTGCTGCTGCTCGACCTGATCGCGCTGGTGCAGGACCGCGTGCGTCGCCAGCGCATCCGCGAGGCCCCGCCGGTGACCAGCGAGACGCGCGGTGCGCGCCCGCAGGTCATGGTGGTGGACGATTCCATCACCATGCGGCGCGTGGCCGAGCGCCTGCTCGAGCGCAACGGCTTCGAGGTCGTGCTGGCGCGCGACGGCGTCGATGCCATGGGCCAGCTCGCGACCCTGCGCCCCGATGTCGTGCTGCTCGATATCGAGATGCCGCGTGCCGACGGCTTCGAGGTGGCCAGCTACATGCGCAACACGACCGGTCTGGCGGCGACGCCGATCATCATGATCACGTCGCGTTCGGGCGACAAGCACCGTGCGCGCGCCGCCGAGCTCGGCGTGCAGCGCTATCTCATCAAGCCGTATCAGGAAGCCGAGCTGCTCGAAGAGATCCGCGCCGTGCGCGAGGAGGTGCGGGCATGA
- a CDS encoding chemotaxis protein CheW: protein MTETLRSLRDQPYALLAELDRTLRAARFEAAEGQFWTGLAFRLGEDGFVVPGDDVREVLTPMPVTRVPGAAEWLLGVANVRGDLLPVCDLRTLAGYPRGETDRDSRVVVFHHAQAPLGFLVDGVYGHRQFVPGDQKHALADSAPAPLRDWLLGAFVREGSSWRVLSLHRLAASAQLTHVAA from the coding sequence GTGACCGAAACGCTGCGTTCGCTCCGCGACCAGCCCTACGCACTGCTCGCCGAGCTCGACCGCACGCTGCGCGCCGCCCGCTTCGAGGCCGCCGAGGGGCAGTTCTGGACCGGGCTCGCCTTCCGGCTCGGCGAGGACGGCTTCGTGGTGCCGGGCGACGACGTGCGCGAAGTGCTCACGCCGATGCCGGTCACGCGCGTGCCGGGTGCGGCCGAGTGGCTGCTCGGCGTGGCCAACGTGCGCGGCGACCTGCTGCCGGTCTGCGATCTGCGCACGCTCGCCGGCTATCCGCGCGGCGAGACCGACCGCGACTCGCGCGTGGTGGTCTTCCATCACGCGCAGGCGCCGCTCGGCTTCCTGGTCGACGGCGTCTACGGCCACCGCCAGTTCGTGCCCGGCGACCAGAAGCATGCGCTCGCCGACAGCGCCCCGGCACCCCTGCGCGACTGGCTGCTCGGCGCCTTCGTGCGCGAGGGCAGCTCGTGGCGCGTGCTCAGCCTTCACCGGCTCGCCGCTTCGGCGCAGCTCACGCACGTGGCGGCCTGA
- a CDS encoding response regulator → MVIDDSQTIRRTAETLLSRAGYTVITAKDGFEALAKIADHAPDLIFIDIMMPRLDGYQSCALIKGNPRFASTPVIMLSSKDGLFDRARGRIVGSDHYLTKPFTKDELMAAVQAHLADEAAP, encoded by the coding sequence ATGGTGATCGACGACAGCCAGACGATCCGGCGCACGGCGGAAACGCTGCTGTCGCGGGCTGGCTACACGGTGATCACCGCCAAGGACGGGTTCGAGGCGCTCGCCAAGATCGCCGATCACGCGCCCGATCTGATCTTCATCGACATCATGATGCCGCGGCTCGACGGCTACCAGTCCTGCGCCCTCATCAAGGGCAATCCGCGCTTCGCGTCGACGCCCGTGATCATGCTGTCGTCCAAGGATGGTCTCTTCGACCGCGCGCGCGGGCGCATCGTCGGGTCCGACCACTACCTGACCAAGCCGTTCACCAAGGACGAGTTGATGGCGGCGGTGCAGGCGCATCTCGCGGACGAGGCCGCGCCGTGA
- a CDS encoding chemotaxis protein CheW, producing MSTASGDLPRSVFGMLLAQEGGDHILLPNVAVIEVGNVFDAEPGSGSAPWWRGTVRHEGVAVPAVDFEVLNGGTAGGARRARAVFVQTFGRLLEQPVIALLCRGHPHLVDVEPNALVPAALTGTDRDDLVLCRARLGNTLVLVPDLDTLEAELAHAGAAAR from the coding sequence ATGAGCACGGCGAGCGGCGATCTGCCCAGGAGCGTCTTCGGCATGCTGCTCGCCCAGGAGGGCGGCGACCACATCCTGCTGCCCAACGTCGCGGTCATCGAGGTCGGCAACGTGTTCGATGCCGAGCCCGGGTCCGGATCGGCGCCCTGGTGGCGCGGCACCGTCCGGCACGAGGGCGTCGCGGTTCCCGCGGTGGACTTCGAAGTGCTCAACGGCGGCACGGCGGGCGGTGCGCGGCGTGCGCGCGCGGTGTTCGTGCAGACCTTCGGCCGGCTCCTGGAGCAGCCGGTGATCGCGCTGCTCTGCCGTGGGCATCCCCACCTGGTCGATGTCGAGCCCAACGCGCTGGTGCCCGCCGCGCTGACCGGGACCGACCGGGACGATCTCGTGCTGTGCCGCGCCCGGCTCGGCAACACGCTGGTGCTGGTCCCGGATCTGGATACGCTGGAGGCGGAACTGGCACACGCCGGCGCCGCCGCGCGCTAG
- a CDS encoding antibiotic biosynthesis monooxygenase family protein, with product MKFIFEVRVKPGTTVEEYADAWVEASRIIQRTPGARGTYLHRKIGEPDTVLAIAHWDSKAARDAKDDRRDATVREILDRHARTCEITVIGEFEEPEWQVEPEAARSS from the coding sequence GTGAAGTTCATCTTCGAAGTCCGGGTCAAGCCCGGCACCACCGTCGAGGAATACGCCGACGCCTGGGTCGAGGCAAGCCGCATCATCCAGCGGACGCCCGGCGCGCGCGGTACCTATCTGCACCGCAAGATCGGGGAGCCCGATACCGTGCTCGCCATCGCGCACTGGGACTCGAAGGCGGCGCGCGACGCCAAGGACGACCGCCGCGACGCCACCGTGCGCGAGATCCTCGACCGGCATGCGCGCACCTGCGAGATCACCGTCATCGGCGAGTTCGAGGAACCCGAGTGGCAGGTCGAGCCGGAAGCAGCGCGCTCGTCATGA
- a CDS encoding DUF4404 family protein — MSLENAEALLRELRAELEREGDAMDDATRERLRALDADIQALLAQQEDAPDSDSIISRATEAEAEFAARHPVAGGFLRQLVDTLSRMGI, encoded by the coding sequence ATGAGTCTAGAAAACGCCGAGGCCCTGCTTCGCGAGCTGCGCGCCGAGCTCGAGCGCGAGGGCGATGCCATGGACGATGCGACGCGCGAACGCCTGCGCGCGCTCGATGCCGACATCCAGGCGCTCCTCGCCCAGCAGGAGGACGCGCCCGACAGCGACTCCATCATCTCGCGCGCGACCGAGGCCGAGGCCGAGTTCGCGGCACGGCATCCGGTGGCGGGCGGTTTCCTGCGTCAGCTCGTCGACACGCTGTCCCGGATGGGCATCTGA